AAACGCTGCGCCAACAACTTCTGGCTCATTACCAGCACCTGTTAATGTTGGACTTTTAAGGTTTAGAGCGTTAGAAGTTTGAATTTGCACGCCTTGGTTTTGAGCAATTTCTGCTAAAGTATTTCCTTTAATACGAGATTTAAGAATCTCTGCTTTCTTATTATTCTTGATAATTGGAGTAGCAGTGATTGATGCATCTTCAACATTCATTAACCCTTTTTCATTCTCTCCAGTTACTTGCACTACAACATATCCTTGAGGAACGTCAAAACGCTTAACATCTCCAACATTAGTTTCTTCATTAAATGCCCAGCTTACAATAGAACGTTGTCTACCAACTCCAGGAATATTTTCATCTAAAGCTTTAACACCTTTTACTGGTCTAGCAGTAAGATCACTAGATTTAGCTAACTCTGCAAAATCACCTTTACTAGCTGCGATTTCAAACTTAGTTGTTTCAGCAAATAAATCGTTAGTAGTTTTTTCTGAAGCTTCAATCTCTCTTACAATTGTTGCAAGTTTAACAGCTTTTTCTTTATCTGTTTGTTCTTGTATGTCTATAATATGAAATCCGAATTGAGATTTTACAACTCCAAGATCTCCTTCATTATTTTGAAAAACATAATCATTAAATACAGGAACCATACGACCTGGTGTAAAGAAGCCTAAATCTCCACCTTTTGCACCTGAAACCTTATCTGCTGAATAGGTAGTTGCAAAATCTGTAAACTTATTACGATCTCTTCTTAATACAGATGCAAGGCTATCTGCAAGTTGCTTAGCTTCTTCTTCTGTACGTTCAACATCTGTAGCAGTTTGTAAACCTGTATAAGATATTAGTATGTGTCTTGCCTTAGCAGAATCTGGCATAGACTTAGTGTCTTCTAGTCTAGAAAGCTTTAAAGTGTTACCATCTCTGTATGGGCCATAAACCTCACCTTTATTTAAGTTGAATAATTCATCTGCAAAATCTTTAGGAAGGTTTTTTTTAAACTTGTAGTTACCATCGTAACGCACATCTGAGTTTGCATTAACAAAAGTCTCTAAGTTTTTAGAGTTTTTTAATCCTAAAAGTGTGTCACCAGACTCTACTCTGTTTTCTGCCATTGCAGCAACTTCAGCTTTCATGTCTTCTACATCTGCATCTGAAGCTTTTTCTTCAAATAAAACATATTGTAAATCTCTACCAGCTTCGACAGTATACTTATCTGGGTGAGCTTTTATATATGCTTTAATTTCATCTTTGCTTACTTGTGCTTCACTTTCATCAACAGCTGTCCAAGGTATTTTTACATATTCTACATCAACAGTATTGTTTTCTAGTAAGTATGCTTGCTTACCTTCTAATAATGTTGCACCAACACCAGCTTTAATCATATTAAAGTACTGAGTTTCTTTAGCTGCTAAAGCAACTTGGTCTTCGTAGTTTTTCCACTGTTCGTAAGCTTGAGGAGAACTCGCTTTAATGTTAGCTAAATATTCTTGAAGTTTTTGCTCGCTAAACGTACCATTCTCATCAGAAAATGTAGGGTTACCTTCTAATTGTAAAGCCATTGTTGCTTTTAATTGTTCTGGGCTAACCTCTATACCTAGCTTTTCAAATTGCTGTGCCAATACTACTTCTCTAACTTTTGCATCGTAAACTCTGTTTACTGCTTGCATAGTAGATGCATTTGGTCCTAGTTGCTTAGAATATAAGTCAACTTGTTTAGCAAATTCTGTACGGTCTATATTTTCACCGCCAACTGTAGCTACTGTATTTTCACCTTTACTTGATGAAAAGCCGCCGTTTCTGATAACATCTGCTAATACAAATGAAAATAACGCCAATGCTATAATGATGATCAAGAAGATTGAGCGTTCTCTAATTTTGTTTAATACTGCCATTGTAATTTATTCTTTTGTCTTGAATAGTGGGCGAAAATAAGGTTTTAGCACATAACATGAAAGAAAATGTGTGTAAAAGTTACACAGTGTAAAGACCTAGTTTTCTTGGAGGTTATGTAGCTCTACTAGTTCTATTTTTGTGTTAGAAACTTCAAGAATGTGTAGTTTAAAGTTTTCAATTTCTACAATTCCGCCTTGTTCTGGAATGTCTTCTGTAAAGTGAACAATCATACCACCTAGGGTTTCATAATTTTCACTTTCAGGTAACTCTAGCTTATAGGCTTCATTAATATAATCTACTTCTAATCGAGCAGAAAATTTATACACATTATCGTTAAGT
This region of Croceibacter atlanticus HTCC2559 genomic DNA includes:
- a CDS encoding peptidylprolyl isomerase; translation: MAVLNKIRERSIFLIIIIALALFSFVLADVIRNGGFSSSKGENTVATVGGENIDRTEFAKQVDLYSKQLGPNASTMQAVNRVYDAKVREVVLAQQFEKLGIEVSPEQLKATMALQLEGNPTFSDENGTFSEQKLQEYLANIKASSPQAYEQWKNYEDQVALAAKETQYFNMIKAGVGATLLEGKQAYLLENNTVDVEYVKIPWTAVDESEAQVSKDEIKAYIKAHPDKYTVEAGRDLQYVLFEEKASDADVEDMKAEVAAMAENRVESGDTLLGLKNSKNLETFVNANSDVRYDGNYKFKKNLPKDFADELFNLNKGEVYGPYRDGNTLKLSRLEDTKSMPDSAKARHILISYTGLQTATDVERTEEEAKQLADSLASVLRRDRNKFTDFATTYSADKVSGAKGGDLGFFTPGRMVPVFNDYVFQNNEGDLGVVKSQFGFHIIDIQEQTDKEKAVKLATIVREIEASEKTTNDLFAETTKFEIAASKGDFAELAKSSDLTARPVKGVKALDENIPGVGRQRSIVSWAFNEETNVGDVKRFDVPQGYVVVQVTGENEKGLMNVEDASITATPIIKNNKKAEILKSRIKGNTLAEIAQNQGVQIQTSNALNLKSPTLTGAGNEPEVVGAAFSLKEGATSAPLQGKNGVYVVKVVKRNEATPLDNYKAFSFQESNKRTSGVNTKAYNALKEATEIEDNRSRFY